Proteins encoded within one genomic window of Cytophagales bacterium:
- a CDS encoding type II toxin-antitoxin system RelE/ParE family toxin, whose translation MKKRKILWSDKAKNFLKHHHGYIKIDSPTAAKAVKSEIIREVKRLANFPERFQLDEFYPNNPEHSEIF comes from the coding sequence GTGAAGAAACGAAAAATTCTCTGGTCAGATAAAGCCAAAAACTTCTTAAAGCATCATCACGGCTACATTAAAATAGATTCTCCAACAGCAGCAAAAGCTGTAAAATCTGAGATCATTCGAGAGGTAAAGCGTCTTGCTAATTTTCCTGAAAGATTTCAGTTAGATGAATTCTATCCAAATAACCCAGAACATTCGGAGATTTTTTAG
- a CDS encoding sulfite exporter TauE/SafE family protein — MTLDFLAEYNLTQSDWLWLAFCAMCVGMAKTGLSGLGMLIVPIMASVLGAKASTGFLLPMLIMGDIFGVIYYHRHAEMKYILRLAPSTIIGVLTALAVGEWVSEGQFQQLLSIVILGSMLIMIFRKKSATDLTESMWMTHLMGFLGGFTTMIGNAAGPVMSIYFLSRNLPKNSFIGTSAWFFLLVNVFKVPFHIGVWETISMESFSFNLLLFPAIVLGVFIGFSIVKRIPEKAYRIFILVSIGLAALKLFF, encoded by the coding sequence TTGACCCTCGACTTCCTTGCCGAATACAACCTGACACAAAGCGATTGGCTTTGGCTGGCTTTCTGTGCCATGTGCGTAGGGATGGCCAAAACAGGCTTGAGTGGATTGGGAATGCTCATTGTCCCGATCATGGCATCAGTATTGGGAGCTAAAGCTTCAACCGGATTTTTGCTTCCTATGTTGATCATGGGCGACATCTTCGGTGTGATCTATTATCATCGACATGCGGAAATGAAGTACATCCTTCGACTGGCACCCAGTACGATCATTGGTGTACTTACTGCCCTGGCTGTAGGTGAATGGGTCAGTGAAGGTCAATTTCAGCAATTATTATCCATTGTGATTCTTGGGAGTATGCTGATCATGATCTTTCGAAAGAAATCTGCTACTGACCTTACAGAAAGTATGTGGATGACCCATTTGATGGGCTTTCTGGGAGGATTTACCACGATGATCGGAAATGCAGCCGGACCCGTCATGTCCATTTATTTCTTGTCCCGGAATCTACCTAAAAACAGCTTCATTGGTACATCAGCATGGTTTTTTCTACTGGTCAATGTTTTCAAAGTTCCTTTTCATATTGGCGTTTGGGAAACCATCTCGATGGAGTCTTTTTCCTTCAATTTATTGCTGTTTCCGGCAATTGTCCTTGGTGTTTTTATTGGATTCAGTATCGTGAAGCGCATCCCGGAAAAGGCCTATCGGATTTTTATTCTGGTCAGTATTGGACTGGCGGCATTGAAGTTGTTTTTCTAG
- the pdhA gene encoding pyruvate dehydrogenase (acetyl-transferring) E1 component subunit alpha, with translation MATKAKAATSKKKKVEFSNETYMTWYESMMLMRKFEEKAGQLYGQQKIKGFCHLYIGQEACAAGAVSALEEGDKYITAYRDHAHPLALGTNPGAIMAELFGKATGVSKGKGGSMHMFDKERGFAGGHGIVGGQIPLGAGLGFAEMYLNTGKVSICYMGDGAVRQGAFHEALNMAMTLKIPTIFVIENNGYAMGTSVQRTSNVTELYRLADAYEMPSQPVDGMNVEAIHLAVAEAADRARKGDGPTLLEFRTYRYKGHSMSDPAKYRTKEEVESYKNQDPIEQVKATILKKKIATEEDLKEIDAKIKVQVKEAVDFAEQSPFPDASEAYKDVYVDDNYPYITD, from the coding sequence ATGGCTACAAAGGCAAAAGCAGCGACCTCCAAAAAGAAAAAAGTGGAGTTTTCCAATGAGACATACATGACATGGTATGAATCCATGATGTTGATGCGGAAGTTTGAAGAAAAAGCCGGTCAGCTGTATGGACAGCAAAAGATCAAAGGTTTTTGTCATTTGTACATCGGTCAGGAGGCATGTGCCGCCGGTGCCGTATCTGCATTGGAGGAAGGAGATAAATACATCACTGCCTATCGGGACCATGCCCATCCATTGGCATTAGGGACCAATCCAGGAGCCATCATGGCAGAGCTATTCGGTAAAGCCACTGGTGTATCCAAAGGTAAAGGTGGATCCATGCACATGTTTGATAAGGAAAGAGGATTTGCCGGAGGTCACGGGATCGTCGGTGGACAAATTCCTTTGGGAGCAGGTCTTGGTTTTGCGGAAATGTACCTCAACACAGGTAAAGTTTCTATTTGCTACATGGGAGACGGAGCTGTGAGACAAGGTGCTTTCCACGAAGCGCTGAACATGGCGATGACCTTGAAAATCCCTACCATTTTCGTGATCGAAAACAATGGCTATGCGATGGGAACTTCCGTCCAGCGTACTTCTAACGTAACCGAGTTGTACCGATTGGCCGATGCTTACGAAATGCCTTCGCAGCCGGTAGATGGCATGAACGTAGAAGCGATTCACCTTGCGGTGGCAGAAGCGGCGGATCGCGCTCGAAAAGGTGATGGCCCAACTTTACTTGAATTCAGAACCTATCGTTACAAGGGACACTCCATGTCTGATCCTGCAAAGTACAGAACCAAGGAAGAGGTAGAATCCTACAAAAATCAGGATCCTATCGAGCAGGTTAAAGCAACCATCCTTAAGAAAAAGATTGCCACGGAAGAAGATTTGAAGGAGATTGATGCTAAAATCAAGGTTCAGGTGAAAGAAGCTGTGGACTTTGCTGAGCAATCTCCATTCCCTGATGCATCGGAGGCTTATAAGGATGTTTATGTGGATGATAATTATCCTTACATCACAGATTAA
- a CDS encoding DUF721 domain-containing protein — protein sequence MSQDSTQSFKQAFGQYLKKNEKLEQQFNEKKLIHSWNEIMGEPIANRTTNIFIKDGVLVVKLSSAPLKQELNMAKEKVLELFEKKLGSQVVKEVRFI from the coding sequence ATGTCCCAAGACTCTACACAAAGTTTCAAACAAGCCTTTGGTCAGTACCTCAAGAAAAATGAGAAACTGGAACAGCAGTTCAATGAAAAGAAACTGATCCACTCCTGGAATGAGATCATGGGAGAGCCCATCGCCAACCGTACCACCAATATTTTCATCAAAGACGGGGTGTTGGTGGTGAAGCTCAGTTCCGCCCCATTGAAGCAAGAGTTGAACATGGCCAAGGAGAAGGTACTTGAGCTTTTTGAGAAAAAGTTAGGCTCTCAGGTTGTGAAGGAAGTACGGTTTATTTGA
- a CDS encoding tetratricopeptide repeat protein, whose protein sequence is MAKTKKEENSSGVDLLENPDALAGKAEEFFNSKKNQNLLFGVLGLAILIVGGLTFFRFQQGNKNAEAQREMFQAIYYFEQDSLGRGLNGDGNNYGFLDIINRYSGTKAANLASFYAGASYLKLGQWENAIRSLEDFSSDDYLLQARAYSLIGDAYMELDDFDKAIGAYNDAAGYKPNKEFTPVYLQKLAIALEESGDVTAAAAAYDRILNDFAKSRMEQEALKHSARLKGLAVE, encoded by the coding sequence ATGGCGAAGACCAAAAAAGAAGAGAATAGTTCTGGGGTAGACTTGTTGGAAAACCCAGATGCACTGGCTGGTAAAGCAGAAGAATTTTTCAATAGTAAGAAGAATCAGAACCTGTTATTTGGAGTTCTGGGTCTGGCGATATTGATCGTAGGTGGATTGACATTCTTCCGATTTCAGCAGGGTAACAAGAATGCTGAAGCACAACGAGAGATGTTTCAGGCCATTTATTATTTCGAGCAGGATAGCCTGGGTAGAGGATTGAACGGAGACGGAAACAACTACGGTTTTCTGGATATCATCAACCGCTACAGTGGTACAAAAGCGGCGAACCTCGCTTCTTTCTATGCTGGAGCATCTTATTTGAAATTAGGCCAGTGGGAAAATGCAATCCGTAGCCTGGAAGACTTTAGCAGCGATGATTACTTGTTGCAGGCCCGTGCTTACTCATTGATCGGTGACGCTTATATGGAGTTGGATGACTTTGATAAAGCCATCGGTGCCTACAATGATGCTGCAGGATATAAACCGAATAAGGAATTCACACCCGTCTATCTACAAAAGTTGGCGATTGCTTTGGAAGAAAGTGGAGACGTAACTGCAGCCGCAGCCGCGTATGATCGAATTCTAAATGATTTTGCGAAATCACGTATGGAGCAAGAAGCACTCAAACACAGCGCAAGGCTTAAGGGCCTAGCCGTAGAGTAG
- a CDS encoding DNA replication/repair protein RecF, translating to MRISKLRLEQFKNYEHETFEFHDRFNCLAGLNGAGKTNVLDALHYLAFTKSAFLGTDGQNILHDHHYFAIQGWFEGLDDPFDVICYQEQRKKKLIKVNKAEPERISEHIGRIPMVLTTPYDTSILREGSEVRRKFMDGTLSQFDHKFLGQLLNYQRLLKQRNATLKQSDQMTESSLQTLLDVYDAEMIPLSIAIATRRQDLVQQFEPFFAESYQVIGTEHEATKVHYLSQVLEEGFESKYRANRKKDIIMQRTLLGCHRDDVDFLLNDHSVKKIGSQGQQKTFIVALRLAQYDFIHAQRSDKPILMMDDIFDKLDSQRIIRLLDLLHDEERFGQVILTDAHPDQIKNQFSDHSKVNFFEISHGKQVS from the coding sequence ATGCGAATAAGCAAATTAAGGCTGGAACAGTTCAAGAACTACGAACACGAAACTTTCGAGTTTCACGACAGGTTCAATTGTCTGGCTGGCTTAAATGGCGCAGGGAAAACTAATGTACTTGATGCATTGCATTACCTGGCCTTTACCAAAAGTGCTTTTCTCGGCACCGATGGGCAAAATATCCTCCACGATCATCATTATTTCGCCATTCAGGGATGGTTTGAAGGCCTGGACGATCCTTTCGATGTGATCTGTTATCAGGAGCAACGAAAGAAAAAGCTGATCAAAGTGAATAAAGCAGAACCGGAGCGGATCAGTGAACATATCGGACGGATCCCCATGGTACTGACAACTCCCTATGACACATCCATCCTACGGGAAGGCAGTGAGGTACGCAGAAAATTTATGGACGGCACTTTATCGCAGTTCGACCACAAGTTTCTTGGACAATTGTTGAACTATCAGCGGTTACTCAAACAGCGGAATGCTACTTTGAAGCAAAGCGACCAAATGACTGAAAGTTCACTGCAAACATTGCTGGATGTGTACGATGCGGAGATGATTCCTTTGTCTATTGCCATTGCAACCCGCAGACAAGATCTGGTGCAGCAGTTTGAACCTTTTTTCGCAGAAAGCTATCAGGTCATCGGTACCGAACATGAAGCCACCAAAGTCCATTACCTCTCTCAGGTGCTTGAGGAAGGTTTTGAATCAAAGTATCGTGCTAATCGTAAAAAGGACATCATCATGCAACGCACGCTTCTGGGTTGCCACCGTGATGATGTGGATTTCCTGCTCAATGACCACTCGGTTAAAAAGATTGGTTCTCAGGGACAGCAAAAAACGTTCATCGTGGCATTGCGGCTTGCACAGTATGACTTTATCCATGCACAGCGATCAGATAAACCCATCTTAATGATGGACGACATCTTCGATAAACTGGACAGTCAGCGGATCATTCGACTTTTGGATTTACTCCATGACGAAGAAAGATTTGGACAGGTGATCCTGACCGATGCACACCCGGACCAAATTAAAAATCAATTTTCAGACCATTCCAAGGTGAATTTTTTTGAAATTAGCCACGGAAAACAAGTCTCCTAA
- the ribH gene encoding 6,7-dimethyl-8-ribityllumazine synthase, whose protein sequence is MASSEKNLSDFSSTGTTEAGQFRYGIVVSEWNEEITEALYAGAIQTLKGVGVSKDNIVRVNVPGSFELSLGAQKVAQKEDIDAVICIGVVIKGETPHFDFICDAVANGITNVGLKYDKPVIFGVLTTNDKKQALERSGGRHGNKGDEAAITAVKMLAI, encoded by the coding sequence ATGGCAAGTTCAGAAAAAAACCTAAGCGACTTTTCTTCCACAGGGACTACCGAGGCCGGTCAATTCCGATATGGCATCGTGGTATCCGAATGGAATGAAGAAATCACAGAAGCCCTATATGCCGGTGCGATCCAAACCCTGAAAGGTGTGGGGGTGTCCAAAGACAATATCGTGCGCGTAAACGTGCCTGGAAGTTTTGAATTGAGCCTGGGCGCTCAGAAGGTGGCTCAAAAAGAAGACATAGATGCGGTAATCTGCATTGGTGTTGTGATCAAAGGAGAAACCCCGCATTTCGATTTTATTTGTGATGCTGTAGCCAATGGTATTACGAATGTGGGTTTGAAGTATGACAAGCCGGTCATATTTGGGGTATTGACCACCAATGATAAAAAACAAGCCTTGGAGCGTTCTGGCGGTCGTCATGGTAACAAAGGAGATGAAGCTGCAATCACAGCGGTGAAAATGTTGGCCATATAA
- a CDS encoding DUF6048 family protein has translation MKYISSILLLITCMFSFGQNIPQDTAAVDPTPWKPSFVRIGYDISRPGISLFSPGRFSQEGSIEIDFKDLFLVSEFGYEESSQSTPGYSNSGFYYRVGVDANMIRYDQSKNVITFGLRYASANFQHEFNTTFTDDFGTRDINEKETGVTASWFEVLMGMKVRVWRQLFMGYGFRLKFANSVKEDGAILPFEMPGYGRVFNDGREKRGLVLGFHYAFYWTIKLRDKPVPVRKFKPRKQFNSPPAGNSNNLGNSLRGIRN, from the coding sequence TTGAAGTATATTTCTAGCATATTGTTGTTGATCACTTGCATGTTTTCCTTCGGACAGAACATTCCACAGGACACGGCCGCAGTAGATCCTACACCTTGGAAGCCCTCTTTCGTTCGGATCGGATATGACATTTCTCGCCCTGGTATTTCGTTGTTTTCCCCAGGTCGATTTTCACAGGAAGGCAGTATCGAGATAGATTTCAAGGATCTTTTTCTCGTCTCCGAGTTTGGATATGAAGAATCCAGTCAATCGACGCCAGGCTATAGTAATAGTGGATTCTACTACAGAGTCGGTGTGGATGCCAATATGATCCGGTACGATCAGAGTAAAAATGTGATCACGTTCGGTCTGCGATACGCCTCGGCGAATTTTCAACACGAATTCAATACAACTTTCACTGACGATTTCGGAACACGGGACATCAATGAAAAGGAGACTGGCGTGACAGCTAGCTGGTTTGAAGTCCTTATGGGGATGAAAGTGAGGGTCTGGCGTCAGTTGTTCATGGGGTATGGCTTTCGGTTAAAATTTGCCAACTCCGTGAAAGAAGATGGAGCCATCTTACCATTTGAGATGCCAGGCTATGGTCGCGTGTTCAACGATGGCCGTGAAAAGCGGGGTTTGGTTTTAGGATTCCATTATGCCTTTTACTGGACGATCAAATTGCGTGATAAACCTGTTCCGGTACGGAAATTCAAACCCAGAAAACAATTCAACTCTCCACCCGCTGGAAATAGCAATAATCTCGGAAATTCTTTGAGAGGGATTAGGAATTAG